TGACATGGTAGAAGACATCATTGAAATCTTTATGGATGATTTCTGTGTTTGAATCATCTTTTGAAAATTGTCTCGCAAATTTAGACAAAGTTTTGCATCGCTGTAAGGAAACTAATCTTGTTTTGAATTATGAAAAATGTCATTTCATGGTACAAGAGGGCATAGTTCTTGGTCATAAAATTTCTGAAAAAGGAATGTAGGTAGATAGAGCAAAGATTGAGGTAATTGAAAAATTACCATCTCCAACTGATGTTAAAGCAATCCGAAGTTTTCTTGGACATGCTGGTTTTTATAGACGATTGATAAAAGATTTCTCAAAAATTGCAAAACCTCTATGTTCACTACTTGTTAAAGATGTTTCTTTCGTGTTTGATGATGCTTGTATGACAGTATTCCAAAAGTTAAAAGAGGCTTTAATCTCCGCACCAATTATAGCATCACCTGACTGGAGTTTACCATTTGAAATAATGTGTGATGCTAGTGATTATGCGTTAGGGTCATTGTTGGGTCAACGGAAAGACAAAAAACTGCATGTCGTTTATTATGCAAGCAAAGTGCTTAATGATGCTCAAATAAACTACAcaacaaatgaaaaagaattgttAGCAGTTGTGTACTCATTTGACAAATTTAGATCTTATCTTGTTGGTTCGAAAGCTATTGTGTATACAGATCATGCGGCGATCAAATACCTTTTGGCAAAAAAGGATGCAAAACCAAGATTAATTTGTTGGGTGATTCTTTTACAAGAATTTAACTTCGAAATTAGAGACAAGAAGGGAGTAGAGAATGTAGTAGCCGATCATGTTTCTCGAATGGAACAAGGAGTAGAAGATAATGGAGATGAAATCGACGATTCATTTCCGGACGAGAAACTTTGAGCAATTAAGGAACTACCATGGTTTGCGGACAAAGTGAACTTTTTAACATCAAAAGTGTTACCCGAGAATTTAAACTTCCaccaaaagataaaaaatttatctGAGATAAAATTTTACATGTGGGATGACCCTTTATTGTTCAGAACTTGTGCAGATGGCATAATAAGAAGATGCATGCCTAACGAAGAGATGCATTTGATCCTATATGAATGTCATTCTTCACCATACGGAGGACATCATGGTCCTGACAAAACAGCCGCAAAAGTGTTACAATGTGGTTTTTTCTGGTCCACATTGTTCAAAGACGCTAGGAGTTTTATCATGGCTTGTGATCGGTGTCAAAGAACAGGCAACATTGGGAAGGGAAATGAAATGCCGCAACAAGGAATTTTGGAGGTAGAATTGTTTGATGTGTGGGGAATCGACTTCATGGGTCCATTCCCACCCTCGTACGGTAACGCTTACATATTAGTTGTTGTTGATTACGTGTCCAAGTGGGTAGAAGCCGTAGCATTACCTAATAACACTGCGAATAGCGTTGTCAAGTTTGTGAAGAAACAAATTTTCAATGTTTTCGGTGTTCCTCGGGCCATCATTAGTGATAATGGAGTGCATTTCCAAAATTATAAGTTCAAAAATCTCTTGAGTAAAAATGGTTGCCAGTCAAGTTGAACTTTCTAATAGAGAACTTAAACAAATTTTGGAAAAAACAGTTGGTGCGTCTAGAAAAGATTGGGATATTAAATTAGACGATGCTTTGTGGGCATATAGAACGGCCTATAAAACTCCTTTAGGGATATCGCCTTATAGGTTAGTTTTTGGCAAACCGCGTCATTACCCGTCGAGTTGGAACATAGAGCTTATTGCACAATAAAACAACTGAACTATAATTTCAAATCCGCGTGTGAAAAATGACTTTTGCAGCTCAATGAGTTAGATGAAATACGGCGTGTTTCATTCGAAAATGCGCGGATATATAAAGAACGCACCAAAGTTTGGCACGACAAGCGAATCAAACGGAGATAGTTCAAGGAAGGACAAAAAGTGTTATTGTTCAAATCCCGTCTTAAACTCTTTCCGGGAAAACTCAAGTCGAGATGGTCCGGACCATTTCGTATCTCGAAAGTCCATCCTCATGGAGCCCTTGAGATTGACAATCACTTTAATGGGAGTAAGTTTCTTATCAATGGTCAAAGAGCAAAACACTACTATGAAGGTGAGCAATTATGAAGTGTCTGCACTTTCAAATTTGACGATTGAATCGGATAACACGTCGAGCCACGACGCTAAATAAAGCGCTTGTTAGGAGGCACTCTAACATTAGTTAGGTACGTTTTCTTTtaagttttcaaaaaaaaaaaaacttttccgtgtctttaaaaaaatgtttggaAATTTTTTCAAAGTCTTAGGCAGTGGCTGAACCGGCCCTAAACCGGTCCTCGTATTTGGGCCGGTTGAACACCGGTTCAGCACACTGATTGGGTTCATAGCCTTAACCGGCTCTGAACCGGTCCTCATAACTGGGCGGTCATACATCTGATTAGCGAaatttttcaagaaaaaattATTTCGTCCGCACGTGAAAAGTTTCCTTTTTTTGCAATAATTTCTGTCTGATTTTCTTTCATTGCTAGGTCCAATGTGAACAAATCATTAGGAATCACTCCATATCaatttcttattttgttttgaCATTCCTTGTGAAAAGTTTCCTTACCCTTCACCTTCCTCTTTTAAATTCCTTCCTTTGTCAAATTCTTTCCTTTATACTTGCTAAAACTTTCCCGATAAATTGATGGTTTTTTCTGAGCCAATTCATCACCATCTCAAGCTTTTTCTTACTCTTAAAAACACTCAATTTCAACAACATTTTCAAAGTTTTCATGGGTTACAATTACTCCGATTCTGATTCCGAGTCGGAACGTCAATTTTACCGGAATGTGGAAAATCGTTTCGCCCTCAAGAGTACCCTGATTCCTTTTGGAGTGATGATTCTTTCGGATCCGTTGGTCATTCCTCTATGATGACGGATTCCACCTTTCCCTCCAATTACTTGATGGAGGATGTTTGTGATGTTTCTTCTCCACCTACTCGAGTCATCATTAGTGATGAGGAGGAAGAGGAGAAAGTTGCTCCAAATGAGATTGACCAATCTGATCCGGAGTTAGACAAAACAAGTGATGAGGAACCAGAGAAAGAAGAGTCAAGTGATGAGAAAACAAAGGATTCCTTCAACAATGTGTCGAGTATCAATGTGGCTTTGAACTCTTATCCGGGCATGATTACACCTAGTCTGGATTATAATAGTTCAAGTGAGGAATCAATAACAATCTTGAATAAGTTTTTGGAACCGGTTGTGGTGGCCCCACAAATGGGAACAATCCTTAGCCCAATCATCATCCATGATGTTGAGTCTATTACCGCCCCTAAGAAGAGTTGGTTTCAAAGAACAATTTTTGATGAGGAGGAGGATAGGGATTACTTGTCATATTTGAGTACTAGAGAGGAATTTAGTGAACCTTATGAATTGGAGGATATGGTTGTGGAGATGGTTCGGGCTAGAGGTCGTCTGAGGATCATGAGAGAAGGCAAGGTTGATCGTCCTAGGAAGGTTTATTGCATGAAACCGAAAATTAATTAAGGAGGCGGAAGGGTATGGAATTGGACTAGTTGTCGTTTTTATTTTCCCTTTGTTATGTTTCTTtatgttgtttgttttattttcctttttatgtTTAAGTTGTTTGTCGTTTTCAATTAAAGAATAAAGTCCAATGTCGTTTGTTATTCCTGTTTCCAAATTTTCATATTCTGTTTGTTgtttcaattaaataatacaataaatcaggaaaatgaaaaataatttttcaattttttttaatccagACCCTCAACCGGTCCTGGACCGGCTCTGAGTCGAGCAGATGGGCACCGGTTAACGTACTCAATGTTGTCAAACTcgcttttttattttagaatcgGAATAGGGATAATAAACTCGTAACGTAAAATCGTATCATAAAATCATAAGATTTTACAGattctataaaatataattttaaaactattaaggtacaaatatttaaaaatatcaataattttttattttattaaattttttattatttatattttatttataatttaactcAACAATCACTTTTTTGAAGAAATAGTTAGCTATTTGAATATGAAGATAcaattagaaataaatataaaggcacaatgaaaaaaaatcaaaggcatgtaatattaaatttcaatttgcaGCAAATTGATCTACTAGCtttagaaaaatagaaaaaatattatgaaaaaaaaccttggaaataataatattatggcTACAATTAtacaattttcagttttaataagTTTTAATGGTCATGGCCCATGTGTAAAGAAAGTGGAAtcctttttttattgttttcaaaattgcCAATTGAATAGAATAAGCTCAGATgtcaaagaaaagaaagaattaGTCCAACTGTCCAAGCTCTTCTTTGGAAATTGTAAGCTTTAACACTCAAATCTGAAATCGTGAAAAAACGtatcaaaatcgcatttttacCGATATTATTCATTTAACTCGCATTTCAACACGATTTCAGCAAGAAACGATTTTCTAGACGAGTTAAATCGTTTGTATGATTTTAACTCGCAAAATCGTAAAATCATACGAGTTGAAACGCGATTTTAACAACACTGGAGGTACTgccttatttttttcaaaacagacCTTCAAACCGGCGCTCAACCGGTCCTCGATTCAGAATCGGTTGCACGCTGGTTTAGCAACtgatacgtttaaaacgtatcaGTTGAGGCAATTCAAgcactttctttctttttctcaaTTTGTCCTTTGAGAGAACCCGATTTTCCTCTCAAACTGGAGAATTTTGGCATTATATTCACTTCTATATAACATTTCGGGTCCATTTCTCCAAGAAAACTCCAATTACACACCATTCAAAGGTATGTTTTCTTGAACTATTTCactttgattttgtttgatttaggataaaattgataGAATTGATTGTTGAATAGGGTGTTTCTAGTGTTTAATCTTATTACCCAACATCAATTATGCTTTAAATTGCACGAAATTTATCTAAATTGAATCTAAGAGCATAAACCCTAGATTTTCTTAATTTGGGGTTTTCAATAAATTGATCCACCAAGTCTGTCTAGTTGCTCTAGGAGACAAATTGAGGGTGCTAATGACTTAATCTGAATAATAACATGTGTTTTCAGTAGTTGAGTATTGATTTATagcatatattttttgtttttgtttctccTGCTGTTAATTACTGAGTTGCAGCTGTTTCAATCTATATAACCTGAAATTCAGTCACTATTATACTTGAGTTTGTGATGATTAACGCACTTGTATAGTTGTTGTGCGCTTTGTTTTTACTTGTGGTTGGTTGGTTTTCATTTTTGTGTAGGTATGACAATGAAGGGCAAATCCACTGCCGCAACCACTTCGAAAGGCAAACAACAGTTGAGAAAACGGAAGGGTGTACCATATGGTTCAGGGAAATTCTCATCACAAGAGAATAGTGACTGGTTTGATGTCACTGCAACCAATACAATAATCATTGAGAAGACAGTGCATCCGGAGGTAGATGAGGAGTTAGAAATTAGATCCGCATTTGAAGCACTGGGATGGGCTAAGATTCTGGATTTATCCGGTGAGTACTGTCCTACCCTAGTACGCGAATGTTATGCGgatatcaaatataaaaatcagCAGAAGGTACTTGTGATTGAAAGTTATGTGAGAGGAAGGCAAGTTTCTATTTCTGCGGCCATGTTGAATGAAATGTTTGAACTCCCTGTCCAGGGAGAAATTCGTCCTGAATTCCATGCCTATAGGACTGAGATTGTTAGTGACCAATAGTGGTTGCTTGATTCGGCTAGAGCTGGGTTGCATATTGAATGAACTTTAGAAAGGGGGCGGATGCTACTTTTAGCTAGAAAATTGAATCTCTGACCTCGCTTGCTTGCTTATTTGTTTTCATTTAATGTTGCACCTAAGGCTAGTGGGTTGAACGAGATTAGAGTTACTGATCTCTATTGGATGGATATGATGTTGTTTGGATTTTAAGGACAGGTTCAAGGGGTACCATTGGCTTCTATTATTATGAGCCATATTTTTTATGCTTCGCGATCCACAGCGAAGGCCTTGGTTTTCCCTATTTTGATTAACAGGGTACTTCAGAGAGCACGTGTAGTGATTCCAGCCGGAGAGCCAAAATTCACAGAGCGTCGTGATGTAGTTACATATGAGATGATAGACCGCTCGCATTACAAGAAAATCCATGGCATTTGGCGGAATATTCAGACATTTTCTATTCAAGAGGGAGAGGTCTCCCCACCGCCAGTCGTAGAGCCGCTTATTCCTCCACCGGTTCCACCAAAGGAACCAGTTCGACCAGCTGCACTAGCACGAGTCCCAGTGCGCACTCTACTTAGGAGACTAACTCGCATTTTTCGCAGTGTTCAGAAAGATGTGGCAGATACTAGAGCAGCTGTTGAGAGGATTGAGAACGAGGTGAGAGCAATCCAAGCTAATCAACATGGGAATCACGCTCCTATGGGATCTCGCTCACGCCTAGGGAGTAgtatttgatttcttttatttttatttagtttcagTTCTTTTAGGTTATTTTGAGATATTTTGCATCACTTTTTCGTGAACACTATATTAGTTCGTTTTGAGATATTTTTAACTTTGTAgtttattttggtattttaaccACATTTGTCAGACATTGTTCTGTGAAAATTCAGCAGCTCTTTTTGTGGATTTCGCTGCCCTCCAAACCGAAAAAGGGAAGATCTCTTTCCTTATCTTTtgcattttgcatttttttgtacATTGAGGACATGCAACGTTTTAGTGTGGAGTGAATAGGTAACATGAACaaatgttttatcaaaataaaaatggagaTAAATTGTTTGTTTTCAAGAATTGTTGTAACAGTAAATTTATAATCTGTATCACTTTGACTCAATAGTCAATTTAACCCATAAATTAGATTTTTTGACTTGTGTATTTTTGTAAAGGAAAATgaaagataaattttttttttgtcatagtCTTCTTTAAATATCATGTAATGTCCCAAATTTTGGCAAAACCACACTTAACATATTGAATTATTCACTTGAACTAATTGGAGAGATTTTGAGCCCAAAAGCATTTGTATGCTTTAATTCTTGTTGAGTGACCTGATTGTAAAGATTGTTTTTCAAAACTTGCTCTAACATGCAAATTGAGACTTGTTGATTAATTGTGACATTAAAATGATATGGGCAATTAGGATTAACCCCACATTCTTTCTCTTTTGCTGCGTACCCTGTAAATCTCCCTTAGATAAACCAAGTTTGAGCACAAGccaattttttctttcttacaCTTCAGTGAACCCATTTCCATTTTTGATACCCCTCTTTGACTGCACATTTAAAAGCTAGAATTGACTGTTTTCTAATTATTCAGTTCACCATTTGTTGTTAATTTGTTAAAAGCAAATGCTCGGTGTaataaaaattccaaaaaacaaaagcaaaagagccaagaaaaatcaaaaagaaaaagttaaaaaaagaagaaaatctatatatatataaaagaaagggagcaataaaaagaaaaattcccaagaaaaaaagataaataaataaatctcgGAATAAATTGAGAATAGTATAATGCATACAAATGGTGAAGTTAAAGGAGACAgtcaattttcagttttaaattaACCATGTATAGCCTTTTTCAAACCTTACCCTTACCTTTTTTTTGGTACAAGAGAAGAGGTAAAGCCTAAACAAAGTTATAGATGAATAAACATActataaaaatttcataaaaatcatGAGAAATCCAAGGAATATGCTATCTGGTGGAGCATCAAGAGCAAAATTCCCCATCATATCTAGAGCTGTATGTAATATCAAGAGGAATCGGTTCAGAAGGACCAATCTTATCATCTCCCGTAGTAGGCAAACAAGCCGAGTTGTATGAATTATTTGCAGAATCCTTCTGAGACACGTTGTTGTAAGTGACTGTTACAACGGAATGCTTAGTCCTATCCAAAGTTGTAGGCGCAGAATTAACAATGAATCTATTAGTATGGACATTAGAATTTATGGGCTTGTTGGGTTGGCTAACTCGTTGGGCTTTATTAGGAGAAATAGTAGTATGACTAGCAGGGGCATTAGGGTCTTTAATTGCATGACTAGAGTGAGATACATGTATTTCCTTTTGAACATCTACCATTTCAATCGAATCATGGCTCTTTCCTAAATCATGGGATATGCCCAAATCGACTGATTCCAAACTTTGAAATATAGATCCTTGTTGATTTTCCTTGTTAACTACCTTAACAGATTTAATCCCTATAGATTTACCATTTACAGCTTTTGACTTTCCCTTTTTACTAACCATCATCCATGGACCGAAATTAGGgcattcttttttattcaaaaaaatcgTCTATGAACTTGCCGGAGACTCCTCGGTACTCGAAGTTTCTTTTTCAACATGAACAACCTACGGACAGCGAACTTTGACATGTCCAAATTTTCCGCATTCAAAATAAATACGTGGGAGGCATTCATACTCCACAAACTGAACTTTCCCGTCGAGATTGAATTGAGACACTAAAGATTTGCTTAAATCCAGTTCTACTGCTATTCTAGAAAATTTTCCGCGTTCAACCACTTCCGTACAATAATCAATCTTCACAACTTTGCCCACCACATCACCGATATATCTCAgaacttttttattataataatggaTTGGCATACCAGGAAGACGAATCCAAGCATGAATAGAGTGAATCTTTCCATTAATACAATCAAAATCTGGATTCCAAGCTTGCACCGACAGATAGTGACCAAGAACAACCCAAGGACCTCCTGTGATTACTGTTTCAACATCTGAACCACTATTGAACTTATCCAAGAAGAATTCATTTTCCaaattaataatatcaaaaccTTGGGTGAAACTCCACATAGAATCCAATCTATTACAGAGAGTTTTATATCCAATAGGTCTACCAAGCAATTTAACCACCATCGTTGTATGTCATGGCTTATAAAGTGTTCTTTGAATTCGATCAGAAAAAGAAATGGACGGCATACTTCCAAGCGTAGACACCCTTACATCCTcatctgaaataaaaaaaatatcatagcTACCGGCCAAAATCTCCTACCTTTCATTATTTGACTGTAAAATTTGTATCCCTAAATGACAAGCCTTCCACTTGTGATTCGTGTAACACTTCATTCCGAAATTTTGCTTTTTTGGTGGATCTGTCTTCCGCCGTTGGCTCTGTATTTTCTTCTTGTTGAGAGAGAGCACTCATTTTCTTTAATTGTTTAACCTTACCCTTACCTTAACCCCATTACAACCTTGAATAAAAGTCCCATTGATTTTTgctataatttttctaaatagtGGATTTTTGATGATTTTGCAAGCCTATGGTAAAACACATTTGCAAATCAGTTGAGTGAAATTCATTCcctaaacacttgtgtgttaaAGAGAGACATCTTGCGATGGTAATGATTCAATTTGTTGTATGTAGTTAAACCAAATTTTTGTACATTTGTGATAATTAGTTTTGACTTATGTTAAAAAGTGAGAATTCAAAAGTTTTCCTTGAAAATTTTCGCaagtcaattaattaatttaaagggATAAATTGCAAATAGAGGATCATAATGCAGTTATAACAATTTACTTGTACATTGATTTTACTTAAGGACAAACAATTGTCCTAATGTGGGATAGTTTGATAAGACTCCATTTTACGTAATTTTTATACTACTTTTAATTCGTATTTTAATCCTTTTTACGGAAATAAGAGGTGTTTTTAGTTACTTGTACTCCttttatagtttttaatataaaatgtaaataattaacattcatagagtatttttgaataaaacatAGCTTAGTTGGAGAAATAATCAAGTCAGACTGATTTGGGTCAAAAACAGGACAGTCAACCAAAGCCCGACTCAGACCAGTCAAAAAACAGTTAAACCGAAGCAAGGAAATCGAACCAGAGGCTCAACCGGTGCTTGACCGGCCCCCAATATTAAACCGGTTCAGGGCCGGTCAAGCTTCCGCCTACAAAAAAGTAAGTCAACCGGCCCTTAATCGGTGCTCGACACCAAACCGGTTCAAGGCCGGTTGACACTCTAAATATGGCCAGATCATCTGTTTTGGGCACTTCCAGAAGCCTTGTTAGGTGCATATTGACACTCATATGAACATATCATGTGTTCACACTCAAGATGGGATTTTTTCTTGGCTTGCACATAAAGAAATGACCTTTGTCAATTGCTCCATCTCATTATGGAAATGAAACTTGCAAGCTTGACTCCAATCAAACCATACAAGGCAAGAAAAAGATCAAGTTTGGATCCTACTCAAGATGAGCAAAGGAAAGAAGATCTTGCAAGACTTGGCTACCACTCCTTTTATGCCTATAAATAGGACacatttgtgtagagaaaaaCCATTCACTTACACTTGCAATTGTATAAACATTTACTCTAAGATAGTTCTTATCAATCATTATTTCTCTTTTCATTTCTCCTCTCATATGTTCTCAAGGTACAACAATTACATTGTTATTTTCAATATGACAATGGATTGCTAAACCTTTAAACTAGGATTAGGGATGTAGCCTAGTTGAAAGGAAAGTCTTAATTATGTATTAGTGCATCTCATTAATGTTGTTAAACAAGAGTTTTTTTAAATCTGTTAGAATGATCATGAATATTAAGATTAGCTACCTTAATGTTTTTATCCTAGAATGCATGTGAAGGACCTATCGGTGAAGCATGAATTTGGACCTAGAGATTTAAACACAATTTACTTAAGAATAGAGATATGTCTAAGAAATTGTGATGGCgctaattgttttgcttaatgggtttaattaattaatatggtAATTGAGAAATATCCagaattaattaaacacaagtTTATGTCTCGAGAGAGAATAAACATATCTTAGAAACAATTGTCATGGAAAAGCTTTTGAGATGTATTATTGCATATGATAGAACTTCCCCTCGACTAAGGTGAAACCCGAAATCCTagttgttttaaattttgatattttatccaaaatattctttcattttatattacttaattaattgttttcaacatcaaatcaaattaacagaacagttacattacaaaagttaaatt
This window of the Mercurialis annua linkage group LG5, ddMerAnnu1.2, whole genome shotgun sequence genome carries:
- the LOC126681903 gene encoding uncharacterized protein LOC126681903, translated to MVVKLLGRPIGYKTLCNRLDSMWSFTQGFDIINLENEFFLDKFNSGSDVETVITGGPWVVLGHYLSVQAWNPDFDCINGKIHSIHAWIRLPGMPIHYYNKKVLRYIGDVVGKVVKIDYCTEVVERGKFSRIAVELDLSKSLVSQFNLDGKVQFVEYECLPRIYFECGKFGHVKVRCP